The sequence TTGGTCAGGATTTCATTGACGATCAGGCCGCAGGGAACGGCCTGGGTGATTCCGAGATACACGGGATCGAGATTGAAAATCAACGAGGGTTTGATATTCTCATTGCCGTAGACGTTAAGGAGCTGATACGATATTGTCTTGATGTATTCGGCGAAATTGATTGATGTAAAATTCTCGGTCCGATATAGTATCTCGTGTATTGCAGCCATGGATTTTATACGGTTTTCGGCAATGATAAACTGCTGGATAAGATGCGGATCTTCTGTTTTTTGGGATTGAAGAGTGAGCAGGCTGACGATTACCTGCAGGTTGTTCTTGACCCGGTGATGCACTTCCTTGAGGAGAGTCTCCTTTTCCTTGAGGGATTCCTTGAGCAGAATATTGGCCTTTACCATTTCGGTGATATCCTCGACGATTTCAATGAACCCAATGATGGTACCGTCGGATGAATAATGGGGGAATGCGGTCACCTGGGCATTGAAGGAACTACCGTCGTCACGGATGCCTGTTGTTTGAACAGAATGTACGAGACCGGTCTCCATCGCCTGTTTTCCCGGGCAATGCGGACACACGGAATCGCGCTTTTCATGCTCCTGGAAGCATTTGACTTTATACTGCATGCCCGGCTGCTTGTTGAACATTCGTGCCTGCGCCGGGTTTGTCCAAACGAGATTATAATCGCGGTCAATGAGCGTTATGCCGAACTGGATGCTTTCAACCAGCGTGCGGTAGTGGTGTTCGCTTTCTTTTAGTTCACGTTCGATTTTTCTTATTTCAGTAATATCCCGTATGGTCTCGATCGCCCCGATCCAGTTACCTTTTTCGTCGAACAGCGGCGAAGCAGTGCCGCTAAGATAGGCTCCACGGCCGCCATACGCTTGAGGCGTATATCCTTCGGCGTAAATGGTCGAGTTGCTGCTGACGAATTTATCATAGGTTTGACTGATTTCGGGATTTTCGCTGTTGATCAGGTCGACCAATATCGGTCTCCTCTCGCCGTACAGGGGGATAGAATATTCATGTCCGCTCTTGCCGATAATATCGGCTCTGGCGATTCCTGTCAGGCGCTCCATCGCGTCGTTCCATGCAAGGACACGTCCCCCGGTGTCAATTACTATAACCGCATCTGGAAGGTGCCGCAGGATCATGTTGAAAAAGGAAGTGGATTCATCTTTAACCCGCTGATTTTTCATCGATATCTTCCTTCCGCACGAAATTATATGGCTATGAGTAATGTTGCCCTTATTCGTACTTTGTGAATATAATATAGTGGCATCAAAGAAAAAATCAAGAGTATAATTTCTGAAAAGATTAATAATTTGTTATGCTCTCTGCTTGAAAGACGCTATTGCAAAGAGCTATTGCACCGGTAAATTCATTGACTATATGCCGTAATTCTGTCATCATATGTATACTGAAACAGAGGGGTATGGAGGAATGACGACATAATGCTTCCCGGGAGGTTCCGATGACCTTGTTAAGGCGTTCCCTCGTTGACGCGATAGAGAGAGTCGTCTCCTGCGTTTTTTTCGCCGTGGGACTGTTCGTTTTCGGATGGCAGGGGCCAATTATACTTCTGGGTTTCTGGATCGAGGAGGTTGTGGCCGGCATCGGCATCGCCATCCAGAGAAAGGTCGTCATGGACAGGTTGAAGTCCCGAGGATTGAGCTGCGAAGGGGAGGACGCGGAGGGAATGATCTCGACGAATGCCCTCTACGGCATCTTCATGGCGTTACACCTGCTCCTGATAATGATCTTCATCGCCGTCGATGCAAAAAAACATCCGGGATCGCGGCTGCTTCTTAACACGTTCTGGGGATGCCTCTCGTTCCAGCCGGAGCTGATCGACCGGTCGATTCTGATGGTGCTCGGCTTGCT comes from Spirochaetota bacterium and encodes:
- a CDS encoding PAS domain-containing protein; this encodes MKNQRVKDESTSFFNMILRHLPDAVIVIDTGGRVLAWNDAMERLTGIARADIIGKSGHEYSIPLYGERRPILVDLINSENPEISQTYDKFVSSNSTIYAEGYTPQAYGGRGAYLSGTASPLFDEKGNWIGAIETIRDITEIRKIERELKESEHHYRTLVESIQFGITLIDRDYNLVWTNPAQARMFNKQPGMQYKVKCFQEHEKRDSVCPHCPGKQAMETGLVHSVQTTGIRDDGSSFNAQVTAFPHYSSDGTIIGFIEIVEDITEMVKANILLKESLKEKETLLKEVHHRVKNNLQVIVSLLTLQSQKTEDPHLIQQFIIAENRIKSMAAIHEILYRTENFTSINFAEYIKTISYQLLNVYGNENIKPSLIFNLDPVYLGITQAVPCGLIVNEILTNSFKYAFPPEWSGDPKIEISMRIEDDNTVDLVLSDNGIGTPDKNQPETNETLGLTLIEILTKQINGRFSYDGSDGTRITIRFKKN